In the genome of Candidatus Nitrosotenuis sp. DW1, one region contains:
- a CDS encoding aspartate aminotransferase family protein, with protein MSELEKQYREKTRTSASLFEKSKKLHVNGVSHNIRFFEPYPFVTKSARGKFLIDVDSNQYVDFWMGHWSLILGHAAKQVLAKVRAQISDGWMHGVVNKNTIELSEMISKAVPVAQKIRYASTGTEATMYAVRLARAVTGKKVIAKIDGGWHGYTTDLLKNVNWPFNEPESIGLVDEEHIISLPYNDLEKSLEILQSAKKELAGIIVEPVLGGGGCIPATKEYLSGLQEYAKKVNALFILDEIVTGFRFRYGCLYDTMNLKPDIVTLGKIVGGGFPVGVICGTDEVMNYANTMTHSKTKRAYIGGGTFSANPMTMKAGKATLDALKNGKSIYSKLDGLGEKTRKQLAKALLGNAVVTGKGSLFMTHFTKENMEIKNAADAARCNSKMLQRFHFEMIVKDGVFFLPGKLGAFSNAHSDSDVKTLVRSAERFAQDM; from the coding sequence TTGAGCGAATTAGAAAAGCAGTACAGGGAAAAAACTCGAACCTCTGCAAGTCTTTTTGAGAAATCAAAAAAACTTCATGTAAACGGAGTGAGTCACAACATCAGGTTCTTTGAGCCGTACCCATTTGTTACAAAGTCTGCAAGAGGGAAATTTCTCATCGACGTTGATTCCAACCAGTATGTGGATTTTTGGATGGGTCACTGGAGTCTCATTTTAGGACATGCCGCAAAACAAGTCCTTGCAAAAGTAAGAGCCCAGATTTCAGACGGGTGGATGCATGGAGTAGTAAACAAAAACACAATCGAACTATCAGAGATGATTTCAAAGGCAGTTCCAGTAGCGCAGAAAATTCGCTACGCGTCAACTGGGACAGAGGCCACGATGTATGCAGTGAGACTTGCGCGAGCAGTCACAGGCAAGAAAGTAATTGCAAAAATCGACGGTGGGTGGCACGGATACACTACTGATCTTCTAAAAAACGTAAACTGGCCTTTTAACGAGCCTGAGAGCATCGGACTTGTAGACGAGGAGCACATCATATCTCTCCCATACAACGACTTGGAAAAGTCATTAGAAATTTTACAGTCTGCAAAAAAAGAACTGGCAGGGATCATAGTGGAGCCGGTCCTAGGCGGGGGAGGATGCATACCTGCAACAAAGGAATATCTCAGTGGGCTGCAAGAGTACGCCAAGAAAGTAAACGCGCTGTTTATCCTAGACGAGATTGTTACGGGATTTAGATTCAGATATGGGTGCCTGTACGACACCATGAACCTCAAGCCAGACATCGTAACACTTGGAAAAATTGTCGGCGGAGGATTTCCAGTCGGAGTGATTTGTGGGACAGACGAGGTAATGAATTATGCAAACACGATGACTCACTCAAAAACAAAAAGGGCGTACATCGGAGGCGGAACGTTTTCTGCAAATCCGATGACAATGAAAGCTGGAAAGGCCACACTTGATGCGCTAAAGAACGGCAAAAGCATTTACTCAAAACTAGACGGCCTTGGAGAGAAGACAAGAAAGCAATTGGCCAAGGCGCTTTTGGGAAACGCGGTGGTAACCGGGAAGGGATCATTATTCATGACGCACTTTACAAAAGAGAACATGGAAATAAAAAACGCAGCAGATGCTGCAAGGTGCAACTCCAAGATGTTGCAGAGGTTTCATTTTGAAATGATTGTAAAAGACGGGGTGTTTTTCCTGCCAGGCAAGCTTGGCGCGTTTTCAAATGCACATTCTGACTCGGACGTAAAAACACTGGTCAGATCTGCAGAAAGATTTGCGCAAGACATGTAG
- a CDS encoding tetratricopeptide repeat protein — translation MIFHEKRPNDLMRQAVSFLQKDQPKKAIDVFNQILKVEPEHKEALFNKGTALNQIRKYHDAITCFEKILKKEPNNEIVLNNMAIALAELGNVDGAMASYDKAIKSKSNYAPSHYNRGVLLDRLFRHEEALESLENAIKIDATKPNALFYKGVILAKLKRHEEALSCFSKVHQNHPDHMEAYFHKGLELAEIGKHQDAIIIFEKILSSDENVNVIYAMARSKAATGEIDESCDLLRRAMKKDHKTIKNWARAERIFQSVNNERINKMIR, via the coding sequence ATGATTTTTCACGAGAAGAGACCCAACGACCTGATGCGCCAGGCAGTATCATTTTTGCAAAAAGATCAGCCAAAAAAGGCAATCGACGTGTTCAACCAGATACTAAAGGTAGAGCCGGAGCACAAAGAAGCGTTATTCAACAAGGGGACAGCGTTAAACCAGATTCGCAAGTATCACGACGCCATAACGTGTTTTGAGAAAATACTGAAAAAAGAACCAAACAACGAGATAGTCTTAAACAACATGGCAATAGCACTGGCAGAACTTGGAAACGTTGACGGTGCGATGGCAAGCTACGACAAGGCCATCAAATCCAAATCAAACTATGCGCCAAGCCACTACAACAGAGGAGTGCTGCTTGACAGACTGTTCCGCCACGAGGAAGCACTAGAGTCGCTTGAAAACGCAATAAAAATAGATGCGACAAAACCAAACGCATTGTTTTACAAAGGAGTGATTCTTGCAAAGCTCAAAAGGCACGAGGAGGCGCTGAGTTGCTTTTCCAAGGTTCATCAAAATCACCCGGATCACATGGAGGCGTATTTCCACAAAGGACTTGAGCTTGCAGAGATAGGAAAGCATCAAGACGCAATAATCATTTTTGAGAAAATTCTTTCTTCAGATGAGAACGTCAATGTCATCTATGCGATGGCCAGAAGCAAAGCTGCCACGGGCGAAATTGATGAATCCTGTGATCTCCTAAGGAGAGCAATGAAAAAAGACCACAAGACGATAAAGAACTGGGCAAGGGCAGAAAGGATTTTCCAGTCAGTAAACAACGAGCGAATTAACAAAATGATCAGATGA
- a CDS encoding cupin domain-containing protein, protein MIISDLNKCQPIIGSEGTKIKQIFHPHNTMLGIGYSVSQCTVGPGKRSKPHKLKSSEIYFILKGHGVLHIDDESSDITENQAAYIPPSSRQFIENTGDADLEFLCIVEPAWKQEDEIIE, encoded by the coding sequence ATGATAATTTCTGATCTAAACAAGTGCCAGCCCATAATCGGATCCGAGGGAACTAAAATAAAACAAATTTTCCATCCGCATAACACAATGCTTGGCATAGGATACAGTGTGTCACAGTGCACCGTTGGACCAGGCAAGAGATCAAAACCTCACAAGCTAAAATCATCAGAGATTTACTTTATTCTAAAGGGTCACGGCGTTTTGCACATAGATGACGAATCATCAGATATCACCGAGAATCAAGCAGCATACATACCGCCGTCTTCTCGGCAATTCATTGAAAATACAGGTGATGCTGATCTTGAATTTTTGTGCATAGTTGAGCCGGCATGGAAGCAAGAAGACGAGATAATCGAATAA
- a CDS encoding DnaJ domain-containing protein — MNSTDAYQILKINPGSSFDEIKYAYRKLALESHPDKNTDEVDGTKFKKVTEAYHMLKKDNRMTNAKNKESAPKYTEPKTKKEKNFTGANWGARPGDSIPEEDWTRYTKQTEQSDPFFWKSYVAEFWKNYESKSNQAKKPYDFKIIQEPEPDLSVNVDHSLCIGCCSCEIIAPQVFAVDKLSKMNPKSSVINQKGAKPDKIMDAAQTCPTKAISVEEEETKKRLYPY, encoded by the coding sequence TTGAATTCAACTGACGCATACCAAATTTTAAAGATAAATCCAGGATCGTCTTTTGATGAAATAAAATACGCATACAGAAAACTTGCACTTGAATCGCATCCAGATAAAAACACAGACGAAGTAGACGGGACAAAATTCAAGAAAGTGACCGAAGCGTACCACATGCTAAAAAAAGACAACAGAATGACAAATGCAAAGAACAAAGAGTCCGCACCGAAATACACAGAGCCGAAAACAAAAAAAGAAAAAAACTTTACCGGTGCGAACTGGGGCGCAAGGCCAGGCGACAGCATACCTGAGGAAGACTGGACAAGATACACAAAACAGACAGAGCAGTCAGACCCGTTCTTTTGGAAAAGCTACGTCGCAGAGTTTTGGAAAAACTATGAATCAAAAAGCAATCAAGCAAAAAAACCCTATGACTTTAAGATAATACAAGAGCCAGAGCCTGACCTGTCAGTCAATGTAGATCACAGCTTGTGCATAGGATGCTGTAGCTGCGAGATAATCGCGCCACAGGTTTTTGCAGTAGACAAATTATCCAAGATGAATCCAAAATCCAGCGTGATAAACCAAAAGGGCGCAAAGCCCGACAAGATAATGGATGCAGCGCAAACTTGTCCGACCAAGGCAATAAGTGTAGAGGAAGAAGAAACAAAAAAACGACTATACCCATACTAG
- a CDS encoding HIT family protein — MDCVFCKIAKGEIKARTVVETQKSLAFLDAFPLALGHSLVIPRKHHEKIQDLSPDDNADLFGLVHRVVSMVDKVTGSTLVAVHNGKASGQEIPHVHVHLVPRSPDDSAGPIHSMFSKRPKFSDEQFDDVLKKIKSN, encoded by the coding sequence ATGGACTGTGTATTTTGTAAAATTGCAAAAGGGGAAATCAAGGCAAGAACCGTAGTTGAAACACAAAAATCACTGGCGTTTCTAGACGCATTTCCGCTGGCACTTGGACACTCGCTGGTAATCCCAAGAAAACATCATGAAAAAATTCAAGATCTGTCACCTGATGATAACGCAGACCTCTTTGGACTGGTTCACAGGGTTGTCTCGATGGTAGACAAAGTCACAGGCTCCACTTTGGTGGCAGTTCATAATGGAAAGGCAAGCGGGCAGGAAATTCCACATGTTCATGTGCACCTGGTTCCTCGCAGCCCAGACGACTCCGCAGGTCCAATTCACAGCATGTTTTCAAAGAGGCCCAAGTTTTCAGACGAGCAATTCGATGACGTCTTGAAAAAAATAAAATCAAACTAG
- a CDS encoding 3-hydroxyacyl-CoA dehydrogenase — translation MAIKNITVLGSGIMGHGIAQVSAMSGYNVVLRDIEQQFLDKALEKIKWSLEKLVSKEKITKAQSDEILSRIKTQVDLKEAVRSADLVIEAVPEIMDLKKKVYSELDAVAGKNVIFASNTSTLPITEIANIVSNPERFIGIHFFNPPQLMKLVEVIPGRKTAPEILSQTVEYVKSVKKEPVICKKDVPGFIVNRLFIPLVHEACWLKQRENLKMEEIDSAVKFKMGFPMGIFELADFTGMDVIHKATIELELRDKKVILPHPEVERLFNEKKLGQKSGEGFYKYSDEKYERVQLDENLAQRCNPIQLVANILNNAAWLVTNKASDIAEIEKAAQLGLGLKKPLFETAKEIGIKNIVDELNALAKKHGKFYEPDPLLVSMQ, via the coding sequence TTGGCAATAAAAAACATCACAGTTTTGGGATCTGGGATAATGGGTCACGGCATTGCACAAGTCAGTGCCATGTCTGGGTACAACGTGGTGTTACGGGATATAGAGCAGCAGTTTCTTGACAAGGCGCTTGAGAAAATCAAGTGGAGCCTTGAAAAACTAGTGTCAAAGGAAAAAATAACAAAAGCACAGTCAGACGAAATTCTTTCAAGAATAAAGACCCAAGTTGACCTCAAGGAGGCAGTCAGATCAGCTGATCTGGTAATAGAGGCAGTTCCAGAAATCATGGACCTGAAAAAAAAGGTCTATTCAGAACTTGATGCGGTGGCAGGCAAGAACGTGATTTTTGCATCAAACACAAGCACACTTCCAATTACCGAAATTGCAAACATCGTAAGCAATCCAGAGAGATTCATCGGCATTCACTTTTTCAACCCACCCCAATTAATGAAACTAGTCGAAGTAATACCGGGACGAAAAACAGCGCCGGAAATTCTTAGTCAGACAGTCGAGTATGTAAAATCAGTAAAAAAAGAACCCGTAATATGCAAAAAAGACGTACCAGGGTTCATCGTCAATCGCCTTTTCATTCCGCTTGTGCACGAGGCATGCTGGTTAAAACAGAGAGAGAATCTCAAAATGGAGGAAATCGACTCTGCAGTGAAATTCAAGATGGGATTCCCGATGGGGATTTTTGAGCTTGCAGACTTTACCGGCATGGACGTGATACACAAGGCAACAATAGAATTAGAATTGCGCGACAAAAAAGTCATACTGCCCCATCCAGAGGTAGAGAGACTGTTCAATGAAAAAAAACTTGGACAGAAATCGGGCGAGGGGTTCTACAAGTACTCGGATGAAAAATACGAGCGAGTCCAGCTAGACGAGAATCTTGCTCAGAGATGTAACCCGATTCAACTGGTTGCAAACATTTTGAACAATGCGGCATGGCTTGTAACAAACAAGGCAAGTGACATTGCCGAAATCGAAAAAGCGGCGCAGCTTGGACTGGGGCTCAAAAAGCCACTCTTTGAGACAGCAAAAGAAATCGGAATTAAAAACATTGTAGACGAGCTAAACGCTCTTGCCAAAAAGCACGGTAAATTTTACGAACCAGATCCGCTGCTTGTTTCTATGCAGTGA